Proteins found in one Hirundo rustica isolate bHirRus1 chromosome Z, bHirRus1.pri.v3, whole genome shotgun sequence genomic segment:
- the C9 gene encoding complement component C9, translating to MSLFTCNTRIMYAILQLIPILCTIDTVASILGESRSSSEKAFHRGTRELNAPSPIDCKLSSWSSWGSCDPCTNQRFRSRRIERFGQFGGKACLEALGDTQICKPSKVCPEEPEPNCGIDFQCNSGRCIKRRLVCNVDNDCGDYSDEDDCEADPRSPCRNHDIDVSEVGRTAGHGINVLGMQPMASPFDNDFFNGLCERVRDGNTRTYYRKPWNVAVLTYDTKADKTFSSVYYHDREKMLREVYIKKQTHFSADLSVKYTPTDGSNKNVSEGNFKYDYRKNYTFGSILQSYTERNQTFLHVKGQIQLGRFQIRSRDVRLTDSFLDDLKFLPAEYDKGEYFKFLEDYGTHYAVSGTVGGKYELVYVLDNNAMSQLRITVEDVKKCLGYHLDANIAYKNIQANFNVDGGKCESIHAKEKSEINDNAVIDDILSLVEGGKIDFSVKIKEMLLRGSKVVDVEDYIEWAKSLVDAPVVIQQRPSPIHTLVPVKMRDAYLKKKNLERAIEDYIIEYSVCKCEPCKNGGTLVLVDGACTCLCSSYFKGIACQIPKSTLVKVVTDGGWSCWSAWSTCINGESTRTRQCNNPAPGPDGRPCQGEGIEKRPCEEGK from the exons TCTGTTCACCTGCAACACAAGAATCATGTATGCTATTCTGCAGCTTATACCCATACTATGCACTATTGATACGGTTGCTTCAATTTTGGGGGAAAGCAGAAG CTCTTCAGAAAAAGCTTTCCACAGGGGAACAAGGGAACTGAATGCTCCATCTCCAATAGACTGCAagctgagcagctggagctcaTGGGGGTCCTGCGACCCATGCACCAATCAAAGG tttcGCTCCAGACGTATTGAAAGATTCGGGCAGTTTGGTGGAAAAGCATGCCTGGAGGCCCTAGGAGACACACAAATCTGTAAACCCAGCAAAGTTTGTCCTGAAGAACCAGAACCAAACTGTGGTATTGACTTTCAGTGCAATTCag GTCGATGTATAAAGCGAAGACTTGTGTGCAATGTAGATAATGACTGTGGAGACTATTCCGATGAAGATGACTGTGAAGCTGACCCACGATCACCGTGCCGAAACCATGATATTGATGTGTCTGAGGTTGGCAGGACTGCGGGACATGG GATCAATGTTTTAGGGATGCAGCCAATGGCCAGCCCATTTGACAATGACTTTTTCAATGGTCTTTGTGAACGGGTGCGTGATGGGAACACACGAACATACTACCGCAAGCCGTGGAATGTGGCTGTTCTCACCTACGAT ACAAAAGCAGACAAAACTTTCTCATCTGTGTACTACCATGATCGTGAGAAAATGTTACGAGAGgtttacattaaaaaacagACACATTTTAGTGCCGACCTCTCTGTGAAATACACACCTACGGATGGAAGtaacaaaaatgtttcagaagGAAATTTCAAATATGACTACAGAAAGAATTATACCTTTGGTTCCATCCTGCAAAGCTACACAGAAAGG AATCAAACCTTTCTGCATGTAAAAGGACAGATTCAGCTGGGAAGGTTCCAAATTCGGAGTCGTGATGTCCGTCTCACAGACAGTTTCCTTGATGATTTAAAATTTCTGCCTGCTGAATATGACAAGGGGGAGTATTTTAAATTCCTAGAAGATTATGGAACTCACTATGCGGTCTCTGGAACTGTAGGAGGAAAATATGAACTTGTTTACGTGCTGGATAATAATGCTATGTCTCAACTAa GAATTACTGTAGAAGATGTGAAAAAATGCCTTGGCTATCACTTAGATGCTAATATTGCATATAAAAACATACAAGCCAACTTTAATGTTGATGGTGGTAAATGTGAAAGCATTCATGCGAAGGAGAAAT cagaaattaATGATAATGCTGTCATTGATGATATCCTTTCCTTAGTTGAGGGGGGGAAGATTGACTTTTCAGttaaaatcaaagaaatgttACTACGAGGATCCAAAGTGGTTGATGTAGAGGATTACATAGAATGGGCTAAATCTTTGGTTGATGCTCCAGTAGTGATACAGCAACGG cCTTCTCCAATACATACACTTGTTCCAGTTAAGATGAGAGATGcgtatttaaagaaaaaaaatttggaaagagcAATTGAAGACTACATTATTGAATACAGTGTGTGCAAATGTGAACCCTGTAAAAATGGAGGCACCCTTGTGCTGGTAGATGGAGCCTGTACATGCCTGTGCTCAAGTTATTTTAAGGGAATTGCTTGTCAAATTCCCAAATCTACATTAGTGAAAG TTGTGACTGATGGAGGCTGGAGCTGTTGGAGTGCCTGGTCCACCTGCATCAACGGAGAGAGCACTCGAACTCGCCAGTGTAATAATCCTGCACCAGGACCTGATGGGAGACCATGCCAGGGAGAAGGCATTGAAAAACGGCCCTGTGAAGAAGGGAAATAG